A part of Desulfobacter sp. genomic DNA contains:
- a CDS encoding GGDEF domain-containing protein yields the protein MDKPDFDIAQEMAFQANKDISQRSITGTYIYLVIWFSIIVPHKFYEKSPEICLWMTVILILFAGLRIGLILNFNRIYQKSPQLWKVLFYPTIWVAALAWGTFSAMTFILPELNYMYVAFVVATAGLTGGGVSSLVPSRLLTLGLITGFLAPGGCLLLLSHAYNLSVGIIFVVYWIGMYAVTKNQHREYWQGLKTSFLFKEYAVELEQLNTLDGLTGLKNRTFFDQTLKQEMKRGIRSRSRLSLLFIDIDHFKTINDAHGHLVGDECLRRISSLLQKTIRRGTDTVARYGGEEFAVILPDNNREQALVMAEKIRQKVKKMDQPYGATQISLTVSIGVSSIVPEPGMSEEEFIERADNNLYKAKHNGRNQVWG from the coding sequence ATGGACAAACCAGATTTTGATATTGCCCAGGAAATGGCATTTCAAGCCAATAAAGATATTTCGCAGCGGTCCATTACAGGCACCTATATTTATCTGGTGATATGGTTTTCCATTATCGTCCCCCATAAGTTTTATGAGAAAAGTCCGGAGATCTGTCTTTGGATGACAGTCATATTGATACTCTTTGCAGGCCTTAGGATCGGGTTGATTCTGAATTTCAACCGGATTTATCAAAAAAGCCCCCAGCTATGGAAGGTATTGTTTTATCCGACCATCTGGGTGGCCGCATTGGCCTGGGGTACATTCTCAGCCATGACATTCATCCTGCCTGAACTCAACTACATGTATGTGGCATTCGTTGTGGCGACTGCCGGCCTGACCGGCGGGGGCGTATCCTCATTGGTGCCGAGCAGACTTCTGACTCTCGGGCTGATCACAGGCTTTCTTGCTCCAGGGGGATGCCTCCTGCTTTTATCCCATGCCTATAACCTCTCTGTTGGTATTATATTTGTGGTTTACTGGATCGGGATGTATGCGGTCACCAAAAATCAACACCGGGAATACTGGCAGGGGCTTAAGACCTCTTTTCTATTTAAAGAATACGCTGTTGAACTGGAACAATTGAATACCCTGGATGGGCTGACAGGCCTGAAAAACCGGACGTTCTTTGATCAGACATTGAAACAGGAAATGAAGCGGGGTATCCGGTCCCGGTCCCGCCTGTCTTTGTTGTTTATTGATATTGATCATTTCAAAACAATCAATGATGCCCACGGGCATCTTGTGGGGGATGAATGCCTGCGGCGCATCTCCTCCCTGCTCCAAAAAACCATCAGGCGGGGGACAGATACGGTTGCCCGGTACGGGGGAGAGGAATTTGCCGTGATATTGCCGGATAATAACAGGGAACAGGCGCTTGTTATGGCTGAAAAAATCAGGCAGAAAGTGAAAAAAATGGATCAGCCATATGGGGCAACGCAGATTTCTTTAACGGTGAGCATAGGGGTCTCAAGTATCGTGCCGGAGCCTGGTATGTCCGAAGAGGAATTCATTGAGCGGGCAGATAATAATCTATACAAAGCAAAGCATAATGGCCGGAATCAGGTGTGGGGGTAA